Proteins co-encoded in one Juglans regia cultivar Chandler chromosome 16, Walnut 2.0, whole genome shotgun sequence genomic window:
- the LOC109000154 gene encoding uncharacterized protein LOC109000154, which translates to MAKVWKISKHAVFHECGANVFTLTFATHADKYKVLDGKPWLFDNGLFALKLFDGLNQPNKIRFDCEEFWVQFHNLPLAYMNRVCGVQIGKTIGNVLEVDIPDDGIGWDKFLRIKIEMKLHQALPRGRMIGVKGDKVWIPIKYEKLPKVCFMCGYIAHEAGGCTLKSENLAQHAEKIMQFGPRLRAESTYSRRSYYSGKVSHGDSERWKMRPKEGGKPKTDSGEQNGENQGANSNSNLNLD; encoded by the coding sequence ATGGCTAAGGTTTGGAAAATAAGTAAACATGCAGTGTTTCATGAGTGCGGAGCAAATGTCTTTACATTAACATTTGCTACACATGCTGACAAGTATAAGGTGTTAGATGGGAAACCATGGTTGTTCGATAATGGTTTGTTTGCTTTGAAGTTATTTGATGGGCTTAACCAGCCAAATAAAATCAGATTTGATTGTGAAGAGTTTTGGGTGCAGTTTCACAACCTACCGTTAGCATATATGAATCGAGTGTGTGGGGTGCAGATCGGTAAGACAATTGGCAATGTGTTAGAAGTGGATATCCCGGATGATGGGATAGGATGGGATAAGTTCCTACGAATCAAGATTGAAATGAAGTTGCACCAAGCATTGCCAAGAGGTAGAATGATTGGCGTGAAGGGTGATAAAGTCTGGATTccaattaaatatgaaaaactaccAAAAGTTTGCTTTATGTGTGGGTATATAGCTCATGAAGCAGGAGGATGTACgttgaaaagtgaaaatttgGCTCAGCATGCAGAAAAGATTATGCAATTTGGCCCAAGGCTTCGTGCAGAGTCTACATATTCAAGGAGGAGTTATTACAGTGGGAAGGTCAGCCATGGGGATAGCGAGAGGTGGAAGATGAGACCAAAGGAGGGGGGGAAACCAAAAACTGATTCAGGAGAGCAAAATGGCGAAAATCAAGGGgctaattcaaattcaaatttgaatttggattag